A genomic segment from Peribacillus sp. ACCC06369 encodes:
- the def gene encoding peptide deformylase, producing MSKFIKDYMITMKDIVREGDQILRQVTDEVSLPISDEDRETLECMMQYLKNSQDPKLQKKYNLREGVGLSANQIGLNKRMFVMYFPDEKGKLFEYALVNPKIISHSATMIYLPQSEGCLSVDRDIKGYVPRYERVKIKAVDGNGEEIEMRLKGFAAIVFQHELDHLNGMMFYDRINTENPFKLPENVEVKSL from the coding sequence ATGAGTAAATTTATAAAAGACTATATGATTACGATGAAGGATATCGTTAGAGAAGGAGATCAAATTCTGCGTCAGGTAACGGATGAAGTCAGCCTGCCGATTTCGGATGAAGATCGTGAAACGTTGGAATGCATGATGCAATACCTGAAAAATAGCCAGGACCCAAAACTCCAAAAGAAGTACAATTTGCGTGAAGGCGTTGGGTTGTCTGCCAATCAGATAGGCTTGAATAAACGCATGTTCGTCATGTATTTTCCAGACGAAAAGGGGAAGCTGTTTGAATATGCCCTTGTGAATCCGAAAATTATCAGTCATTCTGCGACAATGATCTATTTACCTCAAAGTGAAGGCTGCCTTTCTGTCGACCGTGATATTAAAGGATATGTACCGCGTTATGAACGAGTTAAAATTAAAGCGGTGGATGGTAATGGTGAGGAAATAGAGATGCGGCTGAAGGGCTTTGCTGCAATCGTGTTTCAACATGAGTTAGATCATTTAAACGGGATGATGTTTTATGACCGGATCAATACCGAGAACCCTTTCAAGCTCCCGGAAAACGTGGAAGTGAAAAGTCTGTAA
- a CDS encoding MDR family MFS transporter: MNVQKKQKFIVAGLLLGILMSAMDNTIVATAMGTIVSDLGGFDKFVWVTSAYMVATMASMPIFGKLSDMYGRKRFFIFGLIVFLIGSALCGMAQSIVQLSIFRAIQGIGGGALMPIAFTIIFDIFPPEKRGKLTGLFGAVFGASSVLGPLLGAYITEYSSWHWIFYVNVPIGIISLFFIWNYYKESPNTQEQKIDWGGAATLVIAVISLMFALELGGEYGWSSSPIIGLFASFVVFFVSFFFFEKRAKDPIISLWLFKRQLFATSQILAILYGGTFIILTVYIPIFVQAVYGGSATNAGLILTPMMLGSVFGSAVGGIFNTKTSFRNLMTISVICYFAGMLLLGTITPDTSRTLLTLYMILTGFGMGFSFSLLPIASIHNLEPRFRGSANSTNSFLRSFGMTLGVTIYGAIQNNVFTSKMTDAFKGMQRGPDTAGLMEDPRQLFQSDARAEIPDLILDKIVHAMSDSISLIFTLALIPIGLAAITVFFMGKTRVETPSKEESLQ, translated from the coding sequence TTGCGACTGCAATGGGAACGATCGTTTCTGATTTAGGTGGATTCGATAAGTTTGTATGGGTGACATCTGCCTATATGGTCGCCACGATGGCAAGTATGCCGATATTCGGAAAGCTTTCCGACATGTATGGAAGAAAGAGGTTTTTTATTTTTGGACTTATAGTCTTTTTAATCGGTTCCGCTTTATGTGGCATGGCTCAGAGCATCGTGCAGTTAAGTATCTTCCGTGCAATCCAAGGGATAGGCGGAGGCGCTTTGATGCCTATAGCCTTTACGATCATTTTTGATATTTTCCCACCTGAAAAACGCGGAAAATTAACTGGCCTATTCGGCGCTGTATTTGGGGCATCAAGCGTATTGGGACCACTTTTAGGTGCATATATTACTGAATACTCCAGCTGGCACTGGATTTTCTACGTCAATGTTCCGATTGGGATCATTTCTTTATTTTTCATCTGGAATTATTACAAGGAGTCACCCAACACCCAAGAGCAAAAAATTGATTGGGGTGGCGCAGCAACTCTCGTCATTGCGGTTATCAGCTTAATGTTCGCTCTCGAACTGGGCGGGGAGTATGGCTGGAGTTCCTCTCCTATCATAGGTCTGTTTGCCAGTTTTGTGGTTTTCTTCGTTTCATTTTTCTTTTTCGAAAAAAGAGCTAAAGATCCAATCATTTCATTATGGCTATTTAAAAGGCAATTATTTGCCACTTCTCAGATTTTAGCCATTCTTTATGGCGGTACATTCATTATTTTAACCGTCTATATTCCGATTTTCGTGCAGGCAGTTTACGGTGGTTCCGCAACAAATGCCGGATTGATCCTAACTCCCATGATGCTTGGTTCTGTATTCGGCAGTGCAGTTGGCGGGATATTCAATACAAAGACAAGCTTTCGCAACTTAATGACGATTTCCGTCATCTGTTATTTTGCAGGTATGCTTTTATTAGGGACCATCACCCCTGATACCAGCAGGACTTTATTAACTTTGTACATGATTTTGACTGGATTTGGCATGGGCTTTTCCTTCTCCCTTTTGCCTATTGCGTCCATTCACAACTTGGAACCTAGATTCCGGGGGTCGGCCAACTCAACAAACTCATTCCTCCGTTCTTTTGGGATGACACTCGGTGTAACGATTTATGGAGCGATTCAGAACAATGTATTCACAAGTAAAATGACGGATGCGTTTAAAGGAATGCAAAGGGGTCCGGATACAGCCGGGTTGATGGAGGACCCACGACAGCTCTTCCAATCGGACGCACGTGCCGAAATTCCGGACCTTATCCTGGATAAAATCGTTCATGCGATGTCCGATTCGATATCATTGATATTCACCTTGGCTCTCATTCCGATCGGTCTTGCAGCAATCACTGTGTTCTTTATGGGAAAAACAAGAGTGGAAACACCTTCGAAAGAGGAATCATTACAATAA
- a CDS encoding SGNH/GDSL hydrolase family protein: MKIVCFGDSLTRGISYVKGRLRIIKENYPNSLAKLTESLPFVEVLNKGVFNDNSDLLVSRIEKDVMSENPDIVLIEVGGNDCNFHWDEVAKNPEGDHEPIVPIERYLENITQLVKQVQDKHVTPFLLTLPPLDPARYYRAIADKFGHSIGHFVSHVGGIEHWHGMYNRQLKNLAEELKVPLIDVRSYIKSSGDLDRLISDDGIHLTSEGYQQMSMAIFSDLQKHMAEEILPQP; this comes from the coding sequence TTGAAGATCGTATGTTTTGGAGACAGTTTAACCAGAGGCATTTCTTATGTTAAGGGCCGCCTTCGCATTATTAAAGAAAATTATCCGAACTCTTTAGCTAAGCTAACAGAATCTTTGCCATTCGTGGAAGTATTGAATAAAGGGGTTTTCAATGACAATTCCGACCTGTTGGTTAGCCGGATCGAGAAAGACGTCATGTCGGAAAATCCCGATATCGTATTAATAGAGGTCGGTGGAAACGACTGTAACTTCCATTGGGACGAAGTAGCCAAGAATCCAGAAGGTGACCATGAGCCTATCGTTCCAATCGAACGCTATCTGGAAAATATCACACAACTTGTCAAGCAGGTTCAGGACAAGCATGTAACACCTTTCCTTTTAACTCTCCCACCGCTGGATCCTGCCAGGTATTACAGAGCTATCGCTGATAAGTTCGGTCATTCGATCGGGCATTTCGTTTCACATGTCGGCGGTATTGAACATTGGCATGGGATGTATAATCGCCAATTGAAAAACCTTGCAGAGGAACTAAAGGTGCCTTTGATTGATGTCCGTTCCTATATTAAATCCTCCGGCGACTTGGATCGCTTGATTAGCGATGATGGCATCCACCTCACTTCCGAAGGGTACCAGCAAATGAGCATGGCCATATTCAGTGATTTACAGAAGCATATGGCAGAGGAAATACTTCCTCAGCCTTAA